A genome region from Thermoanaerobaculia bacterium includes the following:
- a CDS encoding FAD-dependent oxidoreductase — protein sequence MAGRISTPARCASSRRSPSAIRSSTGSSQRSTSRWPRSTRSTISEPEPYPLRPVEEGCFWLADLPAQPARPALAGEQRADVAIVGGGFTGLWTALFLKELAPEKEVVLLEAERVAYGASGRNAGQIGETFDHSHSLAIQHFGEDEARRLAGLARRNLDEMEAFLGQESIDAEFARVGQLVLALTEAHTRDVEVALASARQLGIDDWRVLDREATHEQLGSPLPLCALFAPRAATVHPAKLAAGLARVAEGKGVRILEHSPVKRIDRTGSGLSLSTQAGTLHAPRAVLATNAYSHTLAPRLAGRFLPLYDYVITSEPLTAAQRTAIRWQGREGVTDCRSFFNYSRLTADHRVVWGSSEAVYYRGNGVGPQHDHAPAVYAALEASFARFFPDLAAVRFPYRWGGPIAATTRFTPFFGALHSGRLFYGLGYTGHGVGTTRVAGRLLAHLALERRSELAELALVRKPPFRYPPGPLRPWAIAAVTRALRKVDDGGSPGFLLRVLDRLGIGFSS from the coding sequence TTGGCGGGACGTATATCAACGCCCGCACGCTGCGCGTCGAGCCGCCGCTCACCATCAGCTATCCGCAGCTCGACCGGTTCGTCGCAGCGCTCGACGAGTCGCTGGCCGCGGTCTACGAGGAGCACCATCTCTGAGCCCGAGCCGTATCCGCTGAGGCCAGTCGAGGAGGGCTGCTTCTGGCTCGCCGACCTGCCAGCGCAGCCGGCCCGGCCGGCGCTCGCAGGTGAGCAGCGCGCCGACGTCGCCATCGTCGGCGGTGGCTTCACCGGCCTGTGGACGGCGCTCTTCCTCAAAGAGCTCGCGCCCGAGAAGGAGGTCGTCCTGCTCGAAGCCGAGCGCGTCGCCTACGGCGCCTCGGGCAGGAACGCCGGCCAGATCGGCGAGACGTTCGACCACTCGCACAGCCTCGCGATTCAGCATTTCGGTGAAGACGAGGCGCGCCGTCTGGCCGGGCTCGCGCGCCGGAACCTCGACGAGATGGAGGCTTTCCTCGGCCAGGAGTCGATCGACGCCGAATTCGCGCGCGTCGGGCAGCTCGTGCTCGCCCTGACAGAAGCGCACACAAGGGATGTCGAGGTCGCCCTCGCGTCGGCGAGACAGCTTGGCATCGACGACTGGCGCGTGCTCGATCGCGAAGCAACCCACGAGCAGCTGGGAAGCCCGCTTCCCTTGTGTGCGCTTTTCGCGCCGCGAGCCGCGACGGTGCACCCAGCGAAGCTGGCCGCCGGCCTCGCCCGTGTCGCAGAGGGCAAGGGCGTCCGGATTCTCGAACATTCGCCCGTCAAACGAATCGACCGCACGGGCTCCGGCCTGAGCTTGTCGACACAGGCCGGCACGCTCCACGCACCGCGCGCGGTGCTCGCGACGAACGCCTACTCGCACACCCTGGCGCCGCGGCTGGCGGGGCGCTTCCTGCCGCTCTACGACTACGTGATCACCAGCGAACCGTTGACCGCCGCGCAGCGGACGGCCATTCGCTGGCAGGGGCGCGAAGGGGTCACCGACTGCCGGAGCTTCTTCAACTACTCGCGACTGACCGCCGACCACCGCGTGGTCTGGGGCTCGAGCGAAGCGGTCTACTATCGCGGCAACGGCGTCGGGCCGCAGCACGACCACGCGCCGGCGGTTTATGCCGCGCTGGAGGCGAGCTTCGCACGCTTCTTCCCGGATCTCGCCGCGGTGCGTTTCCCCTACCGCTGGGGCGGTCCGATCGCCGCCACCACCCGCTTCACCCCGTTCTTCGGCGCCCTGCACTCGGGCCGCCTGTTCTACGGCCTCGGCTATACGGGGCACGGCGTGGGGACGACGCGGGTTGCCGGCCGCCTCCTCGCCCATCTGGCGCTCGAGAGGCGATCCGAGCTCGCGGAGCTCGCCCTGGTGCGCAAGCCCCCCTTTCGCTATCCGCCCGGACCGCTGCGACCGTGGGCCATCGCGGCCGTGACCCGGGCCCTGCGCAAGGTCGACGATGGCGGCAGTCCCGGTTTCCTGCTGCGCGTTCTGGACCGTCTGGGTATCGGCTTCTCGAGCTGA